One window of Sardina pilchardus chromosome 2, fSarPil1.1, whole genome shotgun sequence genomic DNA carries:
- the tmem134 gene encoding transmembrane protein 134 has protein sequence MASQFSIDDAFVLEGEDEAVGPEGDLEGWKGKDKERDGEMTFGPLSFTKPQTHPATVAGSPEHSNLKYQNLENEEGLGNSGGSTFNNFFKISDPATLSYCSSQWSFSTLSSVTQLPARCCGWTSHPLVKKNRRIVLASFLLLITGVALIFTGIVIQLNPHAGVSSAIFFVPGFLLFIPGVYHVIYISCAVQGRRGFKFFYLPYFEK, from the exons ATGGCGTCCCAGTTCAGCATCGATGATGCATTTGTgctggagggagaggatgaggcCGTTGGTCCAGAGGGAGACCTGGAAGGATGGAAagggaaagacaaagagagagatggagagatgacgTTTGGCCCTCTGTCTTTCACCAAGCCACAGACTCATCCAGCCACTGTAGCTGGCTCCCCTGAGCACAGCAACCTCAAGTACCAG AATCTGGAAAATGAAGAGGGCCTGGGTAACAGCGGTGGCTCCACCTTCAACAACTTCTTCAAAATCAG TGACCCGGCCACCCTCTCCTACTGCAGCTCCCAGTGGTCCTTCAGTACCCTCAGCTCCGTCACTCAGCTTCCTGCACGATGCtgcgg ttggaCATCTCACCCTCTCGTGAAGAAGAACAGGCGGATAGTTCTAGCctcattcctcctcctcatcactggCGTGG CCTTAATCTTCACCGGCATCGTCATACAGCTGAACCCACATGCAG GGGTCTCCAGCGCCATCTTTTTTGTTCCTGGGTTTTTGCTCTTTATTCCAGGGG TGTATCATGTGATCTACATCAGCTGTGCTGTCCAGGGGCGCAGAGGCTTCAAGTTCTTCTACCTGCCGTACTTTGAGAAGTGA